AGGATATTGGACCATCTGTAGATATTCCCGCCCCAGACATGGGGACTTCCGCACGGGAAATGGCGTGGATGATGGATACGTATTCTGTCAACGTCGGTCACGCCGTACCGGGAATCGTGACCGGAAAGCCGATTTCGGTGGGTGGATCGCGGGGTCGGGAAATGGCAACGGGACGGGGTACGATGATTGCCGTGCGAGAGGCACTTGCCGAACGGGGTAAGTCTTTGGCGGGATCGCGGATTGCGATTCAAGGTTTTGGGAATGTTGGCGGTGCGGCGGCTTTGTTACTCCATCAAGCAGGAGCAAAAGTCATTGCTGTGTCTACTGGTGCTGGGGGAGTGTACGCCGAAAATGGTTTAGATGTTCCCGCACTTAAGAGTTTTGCGGCTCAAAATCACCGTAGTTTGAAGGGTTTTCCCAACGCCATGCCAATTAGTAATGCTCAGTTGCTAACTTTACCCTGCGACGTGCTGATTCCTGCTGCATTAGAAAATCAGATTACTGAGGATAATGCTAACCAAATTCAAGCCGCGATTGTAGCAGAAGCAGCGAATGGACCGACAACCCTAGAAGCAGACCGCATCTTAGAAGCACGAGGGATAACAGTATTACCCGATATTCTGGCGAATGCTGGCGGAGTTGTAGTGAGTTATTTGGAATGGGTGCAGGGGCTGTCTTATGTATTTTGGGATGAAGAGCGCGTCAACCGAGAATTAGAACACTTGATGGTGCAAGCATATCAGCAAGTGTCTCAAAAATCTAGGCAGCGGGAAATATCCTTGCGAGGGGCTGCGTATATGTTGGGTGTCGGTCGTGTTGCTCAAGCATTATCTGACCGAGGGTTGTATCCTTAATTGTTTATATAGCCTTTTTCAATTCGATGAAATACAAGATCTGTAGGGGTGCACAGCTGTGCGCCCCTACGAATGTATCGTATCATAACGAGAATCGCTATATATGTAGAGATGTTTCATGAAACGTCTCTACAAAGCAAATTCATCAAACTTAACTACATCTGAACCCGGGGATCGCGTGTCAAATCGATAGCTACTAATCGTACCTGTTGCCGTATTGAAAATACTAAAAACTGTAATATCGTTGCTGGCAATATAAGGCTGTGGCTTATCGTCTTCACCTCGTAAAGGGGCAATGGTTGGTACTATAGGTTCTAATCCATTCGGATTGCCTAGCGCAACATAATCCTTATTATTGCCAGGTGGGACTTTTCGCCTTTTATTTCCCACAGCCGCACCGTAAGTATTGCCAACATTCGATGTTTCTAAAAAGTGCGTGCCATTATTACTAATAAAACGATTCCACAGGTGAGAATGCCCGTAAAAAACTAATTGCACCCCAGCCGTCTCTAACAAAGGTACGACATCGCGAATGATGTAATCTGCTGCTCTAGGATATTCGTATCGCACTGCTTCGAGGCTACCATCTGTAGCGCGATCGCGAATTTGTACCGGATCGGTATAAGCAGGAACGATATTATCTCCTAAAGAATGGGGCGGATGGTGGAACATAACAATTTTGTATTTCGCTTGTTGAAACTCCTGGCTTTTGAGTTCCGCTTCCAACCAGTTATATTGCGGACTACCCTGAGCAATTTCACCAAAAATGACTTGTCCATAGCCCCACGTTTCAGGGCGATCTAAATCTTGTTGGCGTTCTTGGTACTTTCCTCTTACATCTGGCGTGAGATTGTAAGACCGCCACATATTTGTCACGTACAGCACTACCAACCGTACATCACCAAAGGTAATGGCGTAGTATGTCTTTCCGCCTGGACTCGTTTCGGGAAGCGTGAAAATTTCTTCGTAGGTATTCGTATTAAAGGAACGATCCTTCAACCATTGTTCTGTTTGAGTTTCTGTTTGTTCGGGATAAAGTTTTTTAGCAATCGCACGCGGGATAGAATTCTCGAATTCTTCCCCTAAACTATCGCCACTACCATATCTACCCATTACCTCATGATTGCCGATCGCGGGAAATATTGGCGCATATTGAGCGATCGCCCCACCGCGATACACTGTTTTAGCAATCTCGTATTTTGCCCTTCCTTGCAAGCAGGGAAAAAACGCGCCACCACGATTATCGTCAAACCATTCTGAAGCGCGATCGGGAATATTAATTAAATCTCCAGCAAAGAAAACCCCGTCTACTCTCCCTACCGTCTCTACTACTTTTTGCAAGTTTGCTGCTGTCATCGGTTTGAGTTGATGATCCGAGGTGAGTAAAATTTTGAGTGGCGTTCCAGATTCAGGCAGGGAAGCAAGGGTATATTCACCGCTACTGAATGTCGTGCCATCTTCACGCACGCTAGACACGCGATAGGGGACGCGCACCCCAGCACTTAATCCCGTCACTTTTGCTTCGTGTCGCCAGATATCTCGCAGTTTGATGTTTTGGTATTGTCCGGTTTCAGCTTGTGCGCCGACATGGGACTCTCGATCTTCTCGCGTGCGGCTGAGTTTAACTGTAGAGGCGATCGCAGTTTGTTTCAGTCCTGCACCATAAGTAACTGCGTGCTGACTACCTGCAAATTCTGTAAACCACACTACTTGTACAGAGTTGGCTGTTGGTAGTTGTAAAAATGGCTCTGTCAGTAACTGAGGTGGTGCAGGCATCATTGGCTCTCTGTTGAACACTCCTAGCAGCGTCAGCATCAAGATTAGCAAAAAACCAATAATGGCGAAGATGGCAAAACGAAGCGCTTTCGGCAGCGCATTCCACCCGACTCTCGACTCTTCTAGCCTTGACCGAGTAGAAAACATCATTTCTTTATAGTATAGTGGTGCATCTTCATCATTTCTTGATGACAGCAAAATAGAGTAAGTCTTACAGTTGATATAGAGTAAACAAGCAAAGGTTTACTTGACGCCAAACCGAATATCTCTAGCTCTAATACTATACTTAAGTAATTATCGTTAAGCACAAACCCGTATGTAACTTAGATTACATACGGGTTTGATAATTTTTGGTCACTAGTCATTTGCGACGTTAGCGCTTTACAGTCAAACCAATGATAGTTCCATAGTCGAAAAATACAATCTTCAAAAGATAGAAAATCAACCTTTTCATCGCAAATCCGCGCTAGAAATGTTGGTCTTCAACTAGATCGATCCTTATAGCAACCCCACACGCTCGAAACGTTATGGCGATCGCTAGTCATTTGTGAATCACAAATAACAAATGACTAATGACTAATGACTAATGACAATTTTTGTATCACAAGTCACGCAAGTAAGCACTCAGGGAATTGTTAAAATTAGTTACCAATAGCAGCGAGCTTTCTAGAAATCTTGCTGCCCTCACTTCTCTCATCTATATTTCAATCTACAGGAGTGTTTCGCGTGAATGCAGCCGAGCAAGCGATTAATCTGGAGTTTACAAGTAAGATTGCTACGGTGGTGAATTTACTCAAAGCAGAGTTTCCTGAAATTAGAGCCGATCTGAAACCTTGGACGAACGATCCAGAAACACTAGAGTTAGTCGATCCTGACTCGGTTGATATTGGCTTTCATTTTCCTGGTTGGAGTAAATCGTTTCAGAGTCGCAGTATCCTAATCCAAATTCGGTTTTATCAAGATCCCATCAGCGATGTCCGGCGTTGCATCGGCGTGGAGGCTGCTGGATTCGATCATCGTGGCAAACAGTGGCAATTTTCTACGGTTGAGGAATGGCGTTGTGAAGGCGAAACAAAACCCAAAACAGAATCCAGCGACAAGTTAAAGCAGATTTGCCGCAAGATTATGGAAGTGTTTAATGGTCAAGGGAGCAGGGAGTAGTGAGCAGGGAGTAATTATCAGCAACCAAGTGACCAGTTAAATTTGACTTGTGACTTGTCTTGCTCCCTCAATTCTCTTTTCCGACTCCCCCAGAAGCGCAGCCACAATCGGCGGCGTACACAGTTTTATATGTCGTGTCGCGTTTGCCAAATAGAGTGTAGCGGTTATCGCGGATTTGTTCGTAAGTGCGATCGCCCATCCATTTTAAGCCAGGTAGAGAACGGTAAGCATTGACAAATATTTCACCCATCGGTAATAGTCTGCCAATTTCTTCAGCGGCGGCTGTACCTTGCCAACGACGATTGGGAGTATTAGCATCAATTAAAATCATCCCGAGTTCGCAATCTTGAGATGTAATTCCTAACTGTTGCAAAACAGTTTCATCTTGCATGGATATATAGCGAAATTTTTGTCCTTGGTCTAGTTTTTCTAATAATTGAACGAGAGTGGTACAGAGATTGCAATTGCCGTCAAAGATAACGATATATTGGTTCATTGGGGTAGTAATGGGTAATGGGAAGTTGTAAGTTGTAAATCGTAAGTCGTAAGTTGGAATTAGCTGATAACTGACAAAAATATCTAAATCCGAAAAACAGGTTGGTCGGGATGAGCGGGATTGGGAATTAAACGCTGATTTTTACAATCTACGAGTAAATCTAATGTTTCTAATACAGTTTGACCAATTAAGACTTCATCCCCAGTTACTAACACTGCCTCGGTTGTCTCCCGTCCCATGATTTCGATAATTACAGGTTCAGTAAGTCCCACCATTTCCTCTCTACCATCAGCATATTTAGCAAGCTGCTGAGCGCGAACTTTTAAGCCCAGTTCTTGTACTATAGCTTGAGATACGACTGTACGAACTGCACCAGTGTCTACTAGTGCTTCAGTTTCACACACGCGCAACTGATTTGGATTAAGTAATCCTCGATTGACTAAGATTTCATCAACAGCATTTGTAAGCTTGACTGGTACTCGGACTGCTCCCATATGTTCGCTAGCTGCAACATCAATTCGATTGAAACTTACCATAATTCAATTGCCTCTCTCATAAAGACTTTACTTTTTGATTATTTTATGGTAGATACGGCAAAATATATTAGGCAGACAATTTAGACGAAAAACAAGGTATAAATTAAGTAATTTGCATGAGTCTGCGCTGTTCGATTTTAGTGGCGGAAATAACTAAATAGGTACTCTTAAGAGTTTGAAAACTATATAGAAAACTCAGAAACACAGTGTACGGGTTGGTCATAGTGTCCTCACAGCAAGCAGGGAAACGACATGAGCCAAGAAATCCTGGGAATTCACCATGTGACTGCGATCGCCTCAGACCCACAGAAAAATCTCAACTTCTACGCTGGTTTTTTGGGTCTGCGTCTAGTCAAAGTTACTGTCAATTTCGACGAGCCTGAAACATACCATTTCTATTACGGCGATGAATTAGGACGACCTGGTACGATTATGACGTTTTTCGTCTGGTCTGATGCGCCCAAGGGTCGTCAAGGAACGGGACAAGCGACAATTGTATCCTTTGCCATTCCCCAAGCATCGTTGGGTTATTGGATCGAACGCTGTATTAAATATGGCATCCGCTACGAAAGTCCCGAAGAACGGTTTGGCGAGTCTGTCTTGAGTTTTAAAGACCCAGATGGATTGATGGTAGAACTAGTAGCTACAGCCAATCCTCAAACTTCATCGCCTTGGTCTACTAGCGGTATTCCCGCAGAACACGCAATCCGTGGAATTCATACAATCATGCTATGTGAGGATGGCTACGAACTGACGGCAAAGTTGCTGACAGAAACGATGGGGTGGAATTTTCAACAACAAGAAGGGAATATATTTCGCTACCAAATTGGGGCAGGAGGATCGGGAAAAATTGTCGATGTCAGGTGTGCGCCAGATTTTTGGAAAGGTGCGGTAGCGGTGGGGACAGTCCATCATGTAGCGTGGCGGACTCGTAACGATGAGGAACAGGAAGCTTGGAGAAGCGCGATCGCTAATTTAGGATTTAACGTTACCCCTGTCTTAGATCGTCAATATTTTCACTCAATTTACTTTCAAGAACCAGGGGGAATTATTTTTGAATTAGCTACAGATGCCCCAGGTTTTACCGTTGATGAAGCACCAGCAGAACTGGGAACTCACCTGATGCTACCTCCTTGGCTGGAAAAGAAGCGGCAGCGAATCGAAGCAATTTTGCCATCACTATATTTACCGCAAACTGGTACTTCTCCCATTCGTAGCAGCA
This window of the Chroococcidiopsis thermalis PCC 7203 genome carries:
- a CDS encoding Glu/Leu/Phe/Val family dehydrogenase, encoding MVSTSPLPLETPSPAHICPYDQACSYLEQAAKELRLDQNLLVMLSHPRKVITVSIPVKLDSGEVRVLAGHRVQHCDILGPYKGGTRYHPAVTLREVSALAMLMTWKCALLGIPYGGAKGGIAIDPSRYSVGELERITRRYTSELIKDIGPSVDIPAPDMGTSAREMAWMMDTYSVNVGHAVPGIVTGKPISVGGSRGREMATGRGTMIAVREALAERGKSLAGSRIAIQGFGNVGGAAALLLHQAGAKVIAVSTGAGGVYAENGLDVPALKSFAAQNHRSLKGFPNAMPISNAQLLTLPCDVLIPAALENQITEDNANQIQAAIVAEAANGPTTLEADRILEARGITVLPDILANAGGVVVSYLEWVQGLSYVFWDEERVNRELEHLMVQAYQQVSQKSRQREISLRGAAYMLGVGRVAQALSDRGLYP
- a CDS encoding clan AA aspartic protease, whose translation is MVSFNRIDVAASEHMGAVRVPVKLTNAVDEILVNRGLLNPNQLRVCETEALVDTGAVRTVVSQAIVQELGLKVRAQQLAKYADGREEMVGLTEPVIIEIMGRETTEAVLVTGDEVLIGQTVLETLDLLVDCKNQRLIPNPAHPDQPVFRI
- a CDS encoding VOC family protein, translating into MSQEILGIHHVTAIASDPQKNLNFYAGFLGLRLVKVTVNFDEPETYHFYYGDELGRPGTIMTFFVWSDAPKGRQGTGQATIVSFAIPQASLGYWIERCIKYGIRYESPEERFGESVLSFKDPDGLMVELVATANPQTSSPWSTSGIPAEHAIRGIHTIMLCEDGYELTAKLLTETMGWNFQQQEGNIFRYQIGAGGSGKIVDVRCAPDFWKGAVAVGTVHHVAWRTRNDEEQEAWRSAIANLGFNVTPVLDRQYFHSIYFQEPGGIIFELATDAPGFTVDEAPAELGTHLMLPPWLEKKRQRIEAILPSLYLPQTGTSPIRSSNHRPQTQLGFTHRFIPAAEPNIPYTLLLLHGTGGDETDLLWLGEELIPDAGILSPRGQVLENGMPRFFRRLAEGIFDLEDLKFRTHELANFVATAADSYGFEPDRVVAVGYSNGANIAVSMLLLRPYTLSAAVLFRPMVPLEPSQLPSLTGIPIFIAAGRNDSIVSPEETERLVKILQTAGADVTLTWHPGGHALSGEDVQAAKQWLLTVIS
- a CDS encoding metallophosphoesterase family protein: MMFSTRSRLEESRVGWNALPKALRFAIFAIIGFLLILMLTLLGVFNREPMMPAPPQLLTEPFLQLPTANSVQVVWFTEFAGSQHAVTYGAGLKQTAIASTVKLSRTREDRESHVGAQAETGQYQNIKLRDIWRHEAKVTGLSAGVRVPYRVSSVREDGTTFSSGEYTLASLPESGTPLKILLTSDHQLKPMTAANLQKVVETVGRVDGVFFAGDLINIPDRASEWFDDNRGGAFFPCLQGRAKYEIAKTVYRGGAIAQYAPIFPAIGNHEVMGRYGSGDSLGEEFENSIPRAIAKKLYPEQTETQTEQWLKDRSFNTNTYEEIFTLPETSPGGKTYYAITFGDVRLVVLYVTNMWRSYNLTPDVRGKYQERQQDLDRPETWGYGQVIFGEIAQGSPQYNWLEAELKSQEFQQAKYKIVMFHHPPHSLGDNIVPAYTDPVQIRDRATDGSLEAVRYEYPRAADYIIRDVVPLLETAGVQLVFYGHSHLWNRFISNNGTHFLETSNVGNTYGAAVGNKRRKVPPGNNKDYVALGNPNGLEPIVPTIAPLRGEDDKPQPYIASNDITVFSIFNTATGTISSYRFDTRSPGSDVVKFDEFAL
- a CDS encoding thiol-disulfide oxidoreductase DCC family protein, with protein sequence MNQYIVIFDGNCNLCTTLVQLLEKLDQGQKFRYISMQDETVLQQLGITSQDCELGMILIDANTPNRRWQGTAAAEEIGRLLPMGEIFVNAYRSLPGLKWMGDRTYEQIRDNRYTLFGKRDTTYKTVYAADCGCASGGVGKEN